From Patescibacteria group bacterium, a single genomic window includes:
- the tyrS gene encoding tyrosine--tRNA ligase: protein MEIIDEILTRGVANIIPSKEELKEVLLSGRKLNIYLGIDPTANKIHLGHAVPLRKLQQFADFGHHVTFLIGDFTSLIGDTSDKESERPILTKEEIEQNFKDYKRQAEKIVDFSKIIIRYNSEWLSQLTLEDIIRLSRHFSVGDFINRELIRKRLQEGKRVRLDEMLYPIMQGYDSYYMDTDLQLGGTDQTFNMQAGRTLQRNLRGKESFIMTNEFLEGTDGRKMSKSWGNAIWLDDEPEEMYTKVMAIPDNLIIKYFTLATNTPIEEIAKIEESLQKGAHPMSIKKTLAFTIVSELHTPEEAAYAQKQFERIVQKGELPSEITEVKIAVKKYIDEDLLVDLKLASSKSEAKRLFQQGGVEYDGRRILDPAEAVLIQDGKILKVGKRKIVKLRIN, encoded by the coding sequence ATGGAGATTATTGATGAAATTTTAACAAGAGGTGTTGCCAACATTATTCCTTCCAAAGAAGAGCTTAAAGAAGTCTTACTGTCTGGTAGAAAATTAAATATATATCTTGGTATTGATCCAACAGCAAACAAAATTCATTTAGGTCATGCTGTACCACTTCGCAAACTTCAACAGTTTGCTGATTTTGGACATCATGTGACATTCCTTATTGGCGATTTCACATCACTTATTGGTGATACTTCAGATAAGGAATCTGAACGTCCCATTTTAACTAAAGAAGAAATCGAACAAAATTTTAAAGACTACAAACGTCAGGCTGAAAAAATTGTTGATTTTTCAAAAATAATTATTCGCTATAACAGCGAATGGCTTTCTCAACTTACATTAGAAGATATTATCAGATTATCACGACACTTTTCTGTTGGAGATTTTATTAATCGTGAATTGATACGCAAAAGGCTGCAAGAAGGTAAAAGGGTGAGATTAGATGAAATGTTATATCCTATTATGCAAGGCTATGATAGCTATTATATGGACACTGATTTACAACTTGGAGGCACAGATCAAACATTCAATATGCAAGCAGGAAGAACACTACAAAGAAACTTACGTGGTAAAGAATCTTTTATCATGACGAATGAATTTCTTGAAGGAACAGATGGACGAAAAATGAGCAAATCATGGGGCAATGCAATCTGGCTCGATGATGAACCAGAAGAGATGTATACAAAAGTGATGGCAATTCCTGATAATTTGATTATCAAGTACTTTACATTGGCAACCAATACTCCAATAGAGGAAATAGCAAAAATCGAAGAATCCCTCCAAAAAGGCGCTCATCCAATGAGTATCAAGAAAACACTCGCATTTACAATTGTGAGTGAACTGCATACTCCCGAAGAAGCAGCATATGCACAAAAGCAATTTGAAAGAATCGTACAAAAAGGAGAACTTCCATCTGAAATAACAGAAGTAAAGATAGCAGTAAAGAAATATATTGACGAGGATTTACTAGTTGATCTGAAACTTGCAAGCTCCAAATCAGAAGCCAAAAGACTATTCCAACAAGGAGGAGTGGAGTATGATGGAAGAAGAATTCTTGATCCTGCTGAAGCTGTACTTATTCAAGATGGAAAAATATTAAAAGTTGGAAAACGAAAAATTGTCAAATTAAGGATCAACTAG
- the recG gene encoding ATP-dependent DNA helicase RecG codes for MHLHSPVSEGGRSLKKYARRLEKLEIKTLKDLLYHLPSRYEDFRLISTIRQLQEGEVVTVQGKVVEAKNEYTRRFKSLQRITLADSTGTIEIIWFNQPYILKNISLGDALSVSGRVEVFARRQTIVSPEYEILSEGKPTIHTGRLIPIYPETAGISSKWLRRQIFNILNILKDEIHDYLPLSIRKKYNLEDLPTALQHVHFPLNYEDAIRAKRRLAFDEVFFLQLQALERKKKWEENKKGPTIFYEPYKDNIVRLISSLPFTLTSSQKNALDEIFSDLQKEKPMNRLLQGEVGSGKTIIATIAMYLVYLNNYQSVLMAPTEILAEQHYKTVSTFLEPLGVSVGLVTGSKKLKVKNVKLSESEKTNSKNNMNKKSLDNQYNILIGTHSLLQESINFENLGFVVIDEQQRFGVAQRGILRQKGKHPHTLTMTATPIPRTVALTIYGDLSVSFLNEMPKGRKIVKTWLVPLEKRQAAYEWIRQEIKTNCSQAFIICPFIEESESMQTIKAATKEFERLQKEIFPDLRLGLLHGKLKAKEKEEVLQNFRKQIFDILIATPVVEVGIDIPNATIIVIEGAERFGLAQLHQLRGRVGRGDKQSYCLLFTESKSHSTWKRLKALETMTQGAKLAEYDLKLRGPGEIYGLKQSGIKLLKIASFSDIELISQARKSAELIFPHISKFPELHKSILSITNSSVNPD; via the coding sequence ATGCATCTTCATTCGCCAGTTTCTGAGGGGGGAAGAAGCCTCAAAAAATACGCTCGCCGTCTAGAGAAATTAGAGATAAAAACTCTAAAGGATCTTCTTTATCATCTTCCATCAAGATATGAGGACTTTAGACTCATCTCAACAATTAGACAATTACAAGAAGGAGAAGTAGTAACAGTACAAGGTAAGGTTGTAGAAGCAAAAAATGAGTACACTCGACGCTTCAAATCTCTTCAAAGAATAACTCTTGCAGATTCCACCGGGACAATTGAGATTATTTGGTTCAATCAACCCTATATTTTAAAAAATATTTCTTTGGGAGATGCGCTTTCTGTTTCAGGAAGAGTGGAGGTGTTTGCTAGAAGACAAACCATTGTCTCTCCTGAATACGAAATACTCTCAGAAGGAAAACCCACAATTCACACGGGAAGACTAATACCTATTTACCCAGAAACAGCTGGAATCTCATCAAAATGGCTTCGAAGACAAATATTCAATATACTAAATATACTTAAAGACGAAATTCACGATTATCTGCCATTAAGCATACGAAAGAAATACAATCTTGAAGATCTCCCTACTGCGCTTCAACATGTCCACTTTCCTCTGAATTATGAAGATGCAATTCGTGCCAAACGACGATTGGCATTCGATGAAGTCTTTTTTCTCCAGCTTCAAGCTCTTGAAAGAAAGAAAAAATGGGAAGAAAATAAAAAAGGACCTACGATTTTTTACGAGCCCTATAAAGATAATATCGTCAGACTTATCTCGTCGCTTCCTTTTACTCTTACCTCATCTCAAAAGAATGCGCTGGATGAAATTTTTAGTGACTTACAAAAAGAAAAACCAATGAATAGATTGCTCCAAGGAGAAGTTGGAAGTGGAAAAACAATCATAGCCACTATTGCAATGTATCTTGTATATCTTAATAACTATCAATCCGTTCTTATGGCTCCAACTGAGATTCTTGCAGAGCAACATTATAAAACTGTTTCGACTTTTTTAGAGCCTTTGGGTGTTAGTGTTGGTCTCGTAACAGGATCTAAAAAATTGAAAGTAAAAAATGTCAAACTTTCTGAAAGTGAAAAAACAAATTCAAAGAATAACATGAATAAAAAATCATTAGACAATCAATATAATATTCTCATCGGTACTCATTCTCTTCTTCAAGAATCAATAAATTTTGAGAATCTAGGATTTGTTGTTATTGATGAACAGCAGAGATTTGGAGTGGCTCAACGTGGAATATTACGCCAAAAAGGCAAACATCCACACACTTTAACAATGACTGCAACACCAATTCCAAGAACTGTTGCTCTGACTATCTACGGCGATCTTTCTGTATCATTTCTTAATGAAATGCCTAAAGGAAGAAAAATAGTTAAAACCTGGCTTGTGCCTTTAGAAAAACGGCAGGCTGCTTATGAATGGATACGTCAAGAAATAAAAACTAATTGCTCGCAAGCATTTATAATATGTCCTTTTATCGAAGAATCAGAAAGCATGCAAACAATAAAAGCAGCAACAAAAGAATTTGAAAGATTGCAAAAAGAAATATTCCCTGACCTTCGACTGGGACTACTACATGGTAAATTGAAAGCAAAAGAAAAAGAAGAGGTACTACAAAATTTTAGAAAGCAAATTTTTGATATCTTGATTGCTACACCAGTAGTAGAAGTTGGAATAGATATACCCAATGCAACCATCATAGTTATTGAGGGAGCTGAACGTTTTGGACTTGCGCAACTTCATCAACTACGAGGAAGAGTAGGAAGAGGCGATAAACAATCCTATTGTCTGCTTTTTACGGAATCCAAATCGCATTCTACATGGAAAAGGCTCAAAGCATTAGAGACTATGACACAAGGCGCAAAACTAGCAGAGTACGATCTAAAGTTACGCGGACCAGGAGAGATTTATGGCCTCAAACAATCAGGAATTAAGCTTCTTAAAATTGCATCATTTTCCGATATTGAACTGATATCACAGGCTAGAAAATCTGCAGAACTTATATTCCCTCATATCTCAAAGTTTCCAGAACTTCATAAAAGCATACTCTCCATTACAAACTCATCTGTAAATCCTGATTAG
- the rnc gene encoding ribonuclease 3 translates to MKKLPQITNKTLLEQAFTHRSYLNEAKEPTESNERLEFLGDSIISFIVSEHLYKNYKEFDEGVLTNLRSLLVNTKSLAQAARELKFGEKLRLSKGEEESRGRENDTLLANSFEAFIGALYLDQGIDVVRKFIADILFSKIDEYVQRKAFKDPKSLLQEYVQARKQSSPIYKVLHEEGPPHAKIFTVGVFVNNELLGEGVGKSKQEAEEKAAQIALKKLENQ, encoded by the coding sequence ATGAAAAAATTGCCGCAAATAACAAATAAAACTTTGCTGGAACAAGCTTTTACACATCGGTCGTATCTGAATGAAGCGAAAGAACCTACTGAATCAAATGAACGTCTTGAATTTCTGGGAGATAGCATTATCTCATTTATCGTATCTGAACATCTTTATAAAAATTACAAAGAGTTTGATGAAGGAGTACTCACAAATCTCAGATCACTTCTTGTAAATACTAAAAGCCTTGCACAGGCAGCGCGAGAACTTAAATTTGGAGAAAAATTACGACTTTCAAAAGGTGAAGAGGAATCAAGAGGTCGTGAAAATGATACGCTTTTGGCAAATAGTTTTGAGGCTTTTATTGGAGCATTATATCTTGATCAAGGAATAGATGTTGTAAGAAAGTTTATTGCTGATATTCTTTTCTCCAAAATTGATGAATATGTACAAAGAAAAGCATTTAAAGATCCTAAAAGCTTACTGCAAGAATACGTTCAAGCAAGAAAACAGAGCTCGCCTATTTATAAGGTTTTACATGAAGAAGGTCCTCCTCATGCAAAAATATTTACTGTTGGAGTTTTTGTAAATAATGAACTGCTTGGAGAAGGGGTGGGAAAATCTAAACAAGAAGCTGAGGAAAAAGCGGCACAAATTGCACTAAAAAAATTAGAAAATCAATAA
- the rpsP gene encoding 30S ribosomal protein S16, which produces MAVVIRLTRTGKKGERKFRVVVKEKRSRRDGDAIEILGWYEKGPQQGKKHINMERYKYWISQGAIPSPTVAKLVEA; this is translated from the coding sequence ATGGCAGTAGTTATTCGATTAACCAGAACAGGAAAAAAAGGAGAAAGAAAGTTCCGTGTCGTTGTTAAAGAGAAAAGAAGCAGACGCGATGGCGATGCTATTGAAATTTTGGGGTGGTATGAAAAAGGTCCTCAACAAGGAAAAAAACATATTAATATGGAAAGATACAAATATTGGATTTCTCAAGGAGCTATCCCTTCACCAACTGTTGCTAAACTAGTCGAAGCATGA
- a CDS encoding UPF0109 protein has translation MKDTLSFIVKSIVDHPDSVSVEEREENGITILTVSVAKDDMGKVIGKEGKVIRSIRNIMKVKAMKHNKRITVTLAENEKP, from the coding sequence ATGAAAGATACACTCTCATTTATAGTAAAATCTATCGTTGATCACCCTGATTCAGTTTCAGTAGAGGAAAGAGAAGAAAATGGAATAACTATCCTTACTGTCTCAGTTGCCAAAGATGATATGGGTAAAGTTATTGGAAAAGAGGGTAAAGTTATTCGCAGCATTCGCAATATTATGAAAGTTAAAGCAATGAAACACAATAAAAGAATTACAGTAACACTAGCTGAGAACGAAAAACCCTAG
- the trmD gene encoding tRNA (guanine-N(1)-)-methyltransferase, with product MKISILTLFPEMFSGPFDASIIKKARERNLVDIRLINIRDFGIGKHHLVDDTPYGGGVGMVMRVDVLHKAIQKAKDPQIPEEKEKVILLTPDGTLYTQRVAESFAQFKHLILVCGHYEGIDERIKAFVDYEISIGDFILTGGEIPAMAITDSVVRLIPGVFKTGVTESESFSLRGEGGKILLEYPLYTKPAEYLGMKVPDILLGGDHAKIKEWRYEQALKKTRQKRPDLLQKGVNSAD from the coding sequence ATGAAAATTTCTATTCTCACACTCTTCCCAGAGATGTTTTCTGGTCCATTTGATGCATCCATAATTAAAAAAGCCCGTGAACGAAATTTAGTAGATATACGCCTTATTAATATTCGAGATTTTGGTATTGGTAAGCATCATCTAGTAGACGATACACCCTATGGTGGAGGAGTAGGAATGGTAATGCGTGTAGATGTTCTTCATAAAGCAATACAGAAAGCTAAAGACCCCCAAATTCCTGAAGAAAAAGAAAAAGTTATTTTATTAACACCAGATGGAACTCTTTACACGCAAAGGGTGGCTGAATCTTTTGCTCAATTTAAACATCTTATTCTTGTTTGCGGACATTATGAGGGAATAGATGAACGAATAAAAGCCTTTGTTGATTACGAGATTTCCATAGGTGATTTTATTTTAACGGGAGGAGAGATACCTGCAATGGCAATAACTGATTCTGTTGTAAGACTTATTCCAGGAGTATTTAAGACTGGTGTAACAGAAAGCGAATCATTTTCTCTTCGAGGTGAAGGTGGTAAAATACTCCTTGAGTATCCACTGTATACCAAACCTGCAGAGTATCTTGGTATGAAAGTACCTGATATTCTTTTGGGAGGAGACCATGCAAAAATAAAAGAGTGGAGATACGAACAAGCTCTTAAAAAAACAAGACAAAAACGACCAGATCTTCTTCAGAAAGGAGTTAATTCAGCTGATTGA
- a CDS encoding pilus assembly protein PilM: MKTFGLDIGATSMKIVWLDKNKGVTSLKACLTTVTPAKGMLSESAIDQEAMAQAIQQLVVDSKITVRNVNLALPENQVFTKVIDMPVLSDKELSSAIYWEAEQHIPAQLSTLTLDYKVLRRGSMSEISPKMQVLLVGAPTNLVRRYQTIIEMTGLSINAIETEIISVIRSLVPEESDKALLIVNIGALSTSLAIIQNNTLVFTYTIPLGGLAMDRAIASNFGFALTQAEEYKKTYGLNDQNLGGKISLALSPILEAMLTEVKKALAYYTEKYKNDSPISQIIISGGSSLLPGLALYFAKNCGIETVIGNPFKVRSISGVPDILMEQGPRFTVAVGLALREND; this comes from the coding sequence ATGAAAACTTTTGGACTTGATATCGGAGCAACATCAATGAAAATTGTGTGGTTGGATAAGAATAAGGGAGTGACATCTCTAAAGGCATGTCTGACAACTGTTACTCCTGCAAAAGGTATGCTTTCAGAGTCCGCAATTGATCAGGAGGCAATGGCGCAGGCAATACAGCAGCTGGTTGTTGATTCTAAGATCACTGTACGCAATGTCAATCTTGCTTTACCTGAGAATCAAGTCTTTACCAAAGTAATTGATATGCCTGTTCTTTCAGATAAAGAGCTATCATCAGCAATATATTGGGAGGCAGAACAACATATTCCAGCACAGTTATCAACATTGACACTTGACTATAAGGTATTAAGGCGTGGATCCATGTCAGAGATAAGTCCTAAAATGCAAGTGCTTCTGGTAGGGGCTCCTACAAATCTTGTTAGGCGTTATCAAACAATTATTGAGATGACAGGACTTTCAATAAATGCTATCGAAACAGAAATTATTTCTGTTATACGTTCCTTAGTTCCTGAGGAATCAGATAAGGCATTACTTATTGTAAATATTGGAGCACTGAGTACATCTTTGGCTATCATCCAGAATAATACTCTTGTTTTTACCTATACTATTCCGCTTGGTGGTCTTGCTATGGATCGTGCAATTGCTTCTAATTTTGGATTTGCTCTTACTCAAGCAGAAGAATATAAAAAAACATATGGTCTGAATGATCAAAACTTGGGAGGAAAAATCAGCCTTGCTCTCTCCCCTATTCTGGAGGCAATGCTTACAGAAGTTAAAAAAGCTCTTGCATATTATACGGAGAAATACAAAAATGATAGTCCAATATCTCAAATTATTATTAGCGGTGGTTCATCTCTTCTTCCTGGACTTGCTCTGTATTTTGCCAAAAATTGTGGTATAGAGACTGTTATTGGTAATCCCTTCAAGGTACGTTCGATAAGTGGAGTTCCTGATATTTTGATGGAACAAGGGCCGCGATTTACAGTCGCAGTCGGTCTTGCTTTAAGAGAAAATGACTAA